One Proteiniborus sp. DW1 DNA segment encodes these proteins:
- a CDS encoding DUF5050 domain-containing protein, giving the protein MKTNNRKILLSIVFLSALFIFFVLFRIYEKSTDSWLDYKIISMIKQSYNFVTTENSEWIYFSQKNSTNKHDNFGTLYRMKSDGTKIEKVLEDVSISGLVIDKDYLYYLDDFRYLIEHNEMDVRKVLEEANGDNVWYLNDEQRLYALSLIDFSTTLVSPNKGIWEYIIVDGWIYFTEASEKEYVSQMSKMRLDGTDYTVLIPITKPHGGCSNLIYKDGYIFFNLYENDNSVYKMSVENDDIELVLKDSGNLYSITDEAILTFNGLDFKIFNLETGSSEDLIKIDLDEYVIDTIKYYNDAIYAIGNKRDQFSTTRELLKITKKGYEVVYDEYWVDQFGIQGDWLFFLVSDNPNNILEKSLYRINLINGEIMKIDLNS; this is encoded by the coding sequence TTGAAAACAAATAATAGGAAAATATTATTATCTATTGTATTTCTTTCCGCATTATTTATTTTTTTTGTACTTTTCAGGATTTATGAAAAATCTACTGATTCGTGGCTGGATTACAAGATCATATCAATGATTAAGCAAAGTTATAACTTTGTAACAACTGAAAATTCAGAATGGATATATTTTTCACAGAAAAATTCTACAAATAAACACGATAACTTTGGTACCTTATATAGGATGAAAAGTGATGGAACTAAAATAGAAAAAGTTTTAGAAGATGTGAGTATTTCGGGCTTAGTAATAGATAAAGACTATTTGTACTATTTAGATGACTTTAGGTATTTAATAGAACATAATGAGATGGATGTTAGGAAAGTTTTGGAAGAAGCCAATGGAGATAATGTGTGGTACCTAAATGATGAGCAACGATTGTATGCACTTTCGTTAATTGATTTTTCAACTACTTTAGTAAGTCCCAATAAAGGAATATGGGAGTATATTATAGTTGATGGATGGATATATTTTACCGAAGCCTCAGAGAAAGAATATGTTTCCCAAATGAGCAAAATGCGACTTGATGGTACAGACTATACTGTTTTGATACCTATTACAAAACCCCATGGGGGTTGTTCCAATCTAATCTATAAGGACGGGTATATATTTTTTAATTTATATGAAAATGATAATTCAGTTTATAAGATGTCCGTTGAAAATGACGATATAGAACTCGTATTAAAAGATTCAGGTAACCTTTATTCTATTACTGATGAGGCTATTTTAACTTTTAATGGATTAGATTTTAAAATATTTAATTTGGAAACAGGTAGTTCTGAGGATTTGATTAAGATTGATTTAGATGAATATGTTATTGATACAATAAAATATTATAACGATGCAATATATGCTATAGGAAATAAAAGAGACCAGTTTTCGACAACAAGAGAGTTATTGAAGATTACTAAAAAAGGCTATGAAGTGGTGTATGATGAGTATTGGGTTGATCAATTTGGTATCCAAGGTGATTGGCTGTTTTTTTTAGTTTCAGATAATCCCAATAATATTCTTGAAAAATCTCTATATAGGATAAATTTGATTAATGGTGAAATTATGAAAATAGATTTGAATTCATAA
- a CDS encoding transposase, translated as MPRKARVKSESGIYHIILRGINHQVIFLDDEDRHKLIETLAHYKEICEYQLYAFCLMNNHFHLLLKVGTDPLEQIMRRICGSYVYWYNRKYHRIGNLFQDRFKSEPVEDDKYFITVLRYIHQNPIKAGIAKDIKNYKWSSYIEYIEDKGLTDREFVLKMFSEDKSKAIKEFVKYTEENNDDECLEIEEKAIRLSDEELMKIIEQKFKVKSIMIQNKPKEEKERILRELLKIKGISTRQLARVTGVSPNVIWRL; from the coding sequence GTGCCAAGAAAAGCAAGAGTAAAAAGTGAAAGTGGTATATATCATATAATATTACGAGGGATAAATCATCAGGTTATATTCCTAGATGATGAAGATAGACATAAATTAATTGAAACACTTGCACATTATAAAGAAATATGTGAATATCAGTTATACGCTTTTTGTCTTATGAATAATCATTTTCATCTATTGCTTAAAGTAGGAACAGATCCACTTGAACAGATTATGAGACGTATTTGTGGAAGCTATGTATATTGGTACAATAGGAAATATCATCGAATAGGTAATCTTTTTCAAGATCGTTTTAAAAGTGAGCCCGTAGAAGATGATAAGTACTTCATCACTGTATTAAGATACATACATCAAAATCCGATAAAAGCAGGTATAGCAAAAGATATAAAAAATTATAAATGGAGTAGTTATATAGAATATATAGAGGATAAGGGCTTGACAGATAGGGAATTTGTCTTAAAAATGTTTAGCGAGGACAAAAGCAAAGCTATAAAAGAGTTTGTTAAATATACTGAAGAGAATAATGATGATGAGTGTCTAGAAATTGAAGAAAAAGCAATAAGATTATCTGATGAAGAGCTTATGAAAATAATTGAACAAAAGTTTAAAGTGAAGTCAATTATGATACAAAATAAACCTAAAGAAGAAAAGGAAAGAATTCTAAGAGAACTATTGAAAATCAAGGGGATATCAACAAGACAGCTTGCTAGAGTGACAGGGGTATCACCTAATGTAATATGGAGATTATGA
- a CDS encoding nucleoside hydrolase, which produces MKVPVIIDTDPGMDDAVAILLAFSAKNLDIRALTTVAGNISIERTTRNALDLVGYIDKETKVSRGAERPLIRTLETAEYVHGEAGLGTLVLPKSNAEIYSKKAWDTIYEEAQACEGKLQLICLGPLTNIAITLTIYPDIKDKIERITLMGGSSYLGNTTPSAEYNIYADAEAADIVFKSGIPITMVPLDATNKSVIHENEMKEIWSIESKISDAVKELLDSNAEFRIKSEGFKGAIVHDALAVAAVIEPTIIQKENYYVAIETEGKLTYGRTVIDMKKVTGNKPNAEVTLGLDRERFIEMLKEMMNSYK; this is translated from the coding sequence ATGAAAGTACCAGTAATTATTGATACAGATCCAGGTATGGATGATGCGGTTGCCATACTTTTAGCCTTTTCAGCAAAAAATCTTGATATAAGAGCCTTAACTACTGTAGCTGGAAATATCTCTATAGAAAGAACAACAAGAAATGCTTTAGATTTAGTAGGATATATAGACAAAGAAACAAAAGTGTCAAGAGGAGCAGAGAGACCTTTAATAAGGACATTAGAGACAGCTGAGTATGTACATGGAGAGGCAGGACTTGGCACACTAGTATTGCCTAAAAGCAATGCAGAAATTTATAGTAAAAAGGCTTGGGATACTATTTACGAAGAAGCGCAAGCATGTGAAGGTAAGCTACAGCTAATATGTCTTGGACCACTTACAAACATAGCTATTACATTAACTATATATCCAGATATTAAAGATAAAATTGAAAGAATAACACTAATGGGTGGTTCCTCTTACTTAGGTAACACAACTCCATCAGCAGAGTATAATATATATGCGGATGCAGAGGCAGCAGATATAGTATTTAAATCAGGAATACCTATTACAATGGTACCTCTAGACGCTACAAATAAGTCAGTAATTCATGAAAATGAAATGAAAGAAATTTGGTCAATTGAGAGTAAAATATCTGATGCAGTAAAGGAGCTTCTAGATTCTAATGCCGAGTTTCGTATAAAAAGTGAAGGTTTTAAAGGTGCTATTGTACACGATGCATTGGCAGTAGCAGCTGTCATAGAGCCTACAATAATCCAAAAAGAAAACTATTATGTAGCCATAGAAACTGAAGGAAAACTTACTTATGGCAGAACTGTAATAGATATGAAAAAGGTTACTGGAAATAAGCCTAATGCAGAAGTGACATTAGGTCTAGATAGGGAAAGATTCATTGAAATGCTTAAAGAGATGATGAACTCTTATAAATAA
- a CDS encoding DUF1062 domain-containing protein, translating to MSYLNIIEWEIIPDTTPQVKRNCPKCGDKKHYINSEKFRVNANGSLIDIWLIYQCEKCSSTWNMTIHERIKPNAISKIQYEKFQSNDRDLALHYGLDINIHKKNKVEAIWESVRYNIITREMSQTNEREDEQQYIIRCKYPLQLRADKLLSEKLQVSRSKIRTLYENGAIYTQENKNILKLKAYDGMQIYINNNYIVLNE from the coding sequence ATGAGCTATTTAAATATAATTGAATGGGAAATCATTCCTGATACTACACCACAGGTAAAAAGAAATTGTCCTAAATGTGGAGATAAGAAGCATTATATAAATAGTGAAAAGTTTCGAGTAAATGCTAATGGTTCCCTTATCGATATATGGTTAATTTATCAATGTGAAAAATGCAGTTCAACTTGGAACATGACTATCCATGAGAGAATAAAACCAAATGCAATTTCAAAGATACAGTACGAAAAATTTCAATCAAATGATAGAGATTTAGCTTTGCATTATGGATTAGATATAAATATTCACAAAAAAAATAAAGTAGAAGCCATATGGGAAAGTGTCAGGTATAATATTATCACAAGAGAAATGAGTCAAACAAATGAAAGAGAAGATGAACAGCAATATATTATCAGATGCAAGTATCCACTTCAATTAAGAGCAGATAAATTACTTTCTGAGAAACTACAAGTCTCCAGAAGCAAGATAAGAACCTTATATGAAAATGGAGCAATTTATACACAGGAGAATAAGAATATTTTGAAGTTAAAAGCCTATGATGGGATGCAAATTTATATTAACAATAATTATATTGTTTTAAATGAATAA
- the dapB gene encoding 4-hydroxy-tetrahydrodipicolinate reductase, whose product MLPIIKVIIYGSSGKMCQVLSEQLIKEIDMKIVAGIDKNVNNNTGLYPVYSNPYDYNGEVDVIIDFSHPSCLEQMLDFSLDRKIPLVIATTGYSDEQVEKIKKASMKIPIFYSSNYSLGINVLTRALREISQMLSEDFDIEIIEKHHSRKLDAPSGTAYLLANVINESLGNSKKFIYSRYGKDAKREANEIGIHAVRGGTIPGEHTVIFAGTDEIIEIKHTALSKRNFALGAIRAARFIITVERGLYSMDDIFVSNK is encoded by the coding sequence GTGCTTCCAATTATTAAAGTTATCATATATGGTTCTAGTGGGAAAATGTGTCAGGTACTAAGTGAACAGCTAATAAAAGAAATTGATATGAAGATTGTAGCTGGAATAGATAAAAATGTTAATAACAATACTGGGCTGTATCCTGTATATAGTAATCCTTATGATTATAATGGAGAAGTAGATGTAATTATTGACTTTTCTCATCCATCTTGTTTAGAGCAAATGTTGGATTTCTCTCTAGATAGAAAAATACCCTTGGTTATTGCTACAACTGGATATTCTGATGAGCAGGTAGAAAAGATAAAAAAAGCATCTATGAAAATCCCTATTTTTTATTCTTCAAATTATTCTTTAGGTATTAATGTACTAACTAGAGCCTTGAGAGAAATAAGTCAGATGTTAAGTGAAGATTTTGATATAGAAATTATTGAGAAGCATCATAGTAGAAAACTTGATGCACCTAGTGGTACAGCATATTTATTAGCTAATGTGATTAATGAATCTTTAGGTAATAGCAAAAAATTTATTTACAGCAGATATGGTAAAGATGCAAAAAGAGAAGCAAATGAGATCGGAATCCATGCTGTTCGTGGCGGAACTATACCAGGAGAACATACAGTGATTTTTGCTGGTACTGATGAAATTATAGAAATAAAGCATACGGCTTTATCTAAGAGAAATTTTGCTTTAGGAGCCATAAGAGCAGCACGCTTTATAATTACAGTTGAAAGAGGGCTTTATTCAATGGATGATATTTTTGTTTCCAACAAGTAA
- a CDS encoding diaminopimelate dehydrogenase: MENKIKIGIVGYGNLGRGVELAVSKNEDMELIAVFTRRATESIKKYNGNLKIVDVNQACDYMKDIDVMILCGGSATDLPVQGPHFASMFNTVDGYDNHGKIPEYIRAMNEASMTSNKTSAVCIGWDPGLFSMNRILFESVLPYGATYTFWGPGISQGHSDAIRRIPGVKNAVQYTIPKKNVVKRIRNGETPALKNEDRHTRQCFVAVEEGVNKEEIIEKITSMANYFSGYDTTVNFVTEEEIKEKHSKMIHSGFVIRSGWTDNDCTNNHISEFSLKLDNNAEYTASVLVAYARAVYRLNEEGHNGVKTVFDIPLRYISNRTIEDLCANLL, translated from the coding sequence ATGGAAAATAAAATTAAAATTGGAATTGTAGGATATGGAAATCTGGGCAGAGGAGTAGAGTTGGCTGTTAGCAAAAATGAAGATATGGAACTGATAGCTGTATTTACTAGAAGGGCTACGGAGTCTATAAAGAAATATAATGGGAATTTAAAGATTGTGGATGTAAATCAAGCATGTGACTATATGAAAGATATTGATGTCATGATTTTATGTGGTGGTTCTGCAACGGATCTTCCAGTTCAAGGTCCTCATTTTGCAAGTATGTTTAATACCGTAGACGGATATGATAATCATGGAAAAATTCCAGAATATATAAGAGCTATGAATGAGGCTTCTATGACAAGCAATAAGACTAGTGCAGTTTGTATAGGATGGGATCCGGGTCTATTTTCTATGAATAGAATTCTATTTGAATCTGTTCTACCATATGGAGCAACCTATACATTTTGGGGCCCAGGTATTAGCCAAGGTCATTCAGATGCTATAAGAAGGATACCAGGAGTTAAAAATGCAGTTCAGTATACAATTCCTAAGAAAAATGTTGTCAAAAGAATAAGGAATGGAGAAACACCAGCTTTAAAAAATGAAGATAGACATACAAGACAGTGTTTCGTGGCAGTAGAAGAAGGTGTAAACAAGGAAGAAATTATTGAGAAAATTACTTCGATGGCTAATTACTTTTCTGGATATGATACTACTGTAAATTTCGTTACAGAAGAAGAAATAAAGGAGAAACATTCAAAGATGATTCATAGTGGTTTTGTTATCAGAAGTGGGTGGACAGATAATGATTGTACAAATAATCACATATCAGAGTTTTCCCTGAAACTAGATAATAATGCTGAGTATACAGCCAGCGTACTGGTAGCTTATGCAAGAGCTGTATATCGCTTAAATGAGGAAGGGCACAATGGAGTAAAGACTGTATTTGATATACCTTTAAGGTATATTTCAAATAGAACTATCGAGGATTTATGTGCAAATTTATTATAG
- the lysA gene encoding diaminopimelate decarboxylase, whose translation MISEESGDLMKLFGTMKINEKGHLEIGKCDSVDLARDYGTPLYVMDEELIRERCNLFKTSFRDDDIETDVIYASKAFLTLAMCKLIKEEGLSLDVVSGGELYTALKAGFPAHRIYMHGNNKTIEELSMAIKSEVGRIIIDNRYEVDLIENICKSIKKKIKVLLRVNPGIEAHTHEYIKTTNNNSKFGESIFSDDTFNIINRLNSSEYMDFKGFHSHIGSQIFQEESFYEHINVMMDFANNVSERCGVVIRELNLGGGFGTYYSKGDIPVDLNNLLCNMLNRVKEKAKEFGISYPKVMIEPGRAIVANAGTTLYRVGSVKRTYGGRNYIFVDGSMNDNLRTSLYGAQYEAAIANRMNEEADDIYTITGRCCESGDIIVRNIALPNPKNEDIIAVSSTGAYNYSMSSNYNRLPRPPVVFVKNGKSRCVVKRETYEDIIRNDVCF comes from the coding sequence ATGATATCAGAAGAAAGTGGTGATTTAATGAAGCTTTTTGGGACAATGAAGATTAACGAAAAAGGACACCTAGAAATCGGAAAATGTGATTCAGTTGACTTAGCCAGAGATTATGGAACTCCTTTATATGTTATGGATGAAGAGTTAATTAGAGAAAGATGTAATCTTTTCAAAACAAGCTTTAGAGATGATGATATTGAGACTGATGTTATTTATGCCTCTAAGGCCTTTCTTACCTTAGCTATGTGCAAGTTAATAAAAGAGGAGGGATTGTCACTAGATGTAGTTTCTGGTGGGGAACTGTACACAGCCCTAAAGGCTGGTTTTCCAGCTCATAGAATCTATATGCATGGAAATAACAAAACTATAGAAGAATTGAGTATGGCAATAAAATCTGAAGTAGGCAGGATAATCATTGATAATAGATATGAGGTAGATTTGATTGAAAATATATGCAAATCAATTAAAAAAAAGATTAAGGTTTTATTAAGGGTAAATCCAGGCATTGAAGCTCACACCCATGAGTATATTAAGACTACCAATAATAATTCGAAGTTTGGAGAAAGCATTTTTAGTGATGATACATTTAATATTATTAATAGGCTTAACAGTAGCGAATATATGGACTTCAAAGGATTTCATAGCCACATAGGCTCTCAGATCTTCCAAGAAGAATCCTTTTATGAACATATTAACGTAATGATGGATTTTGCTAATAATGTTAGTGAAAGATGTGGAGTAGTTATCAGAGAGTTAAACTTAGGGGGAGGCTTCGGAACATACTACTCAAAAGGAGATATTCCAGTTGACCTAAATAATCTTCTTTGCAATATGTTGAATAGAGTTAAAGAAAAAGCTAAGGAATTTGGAATAAGCTATCCTAAGGTGATGATAGAGCCAGGAAGGGCTATAGTAGCTAATGCAGGAACTACATTATATAGGGTAGGCAGTGTCAAGAGAACATATGGTGGAAGAAACTATATCTTTGTCGATGGCAGTATGAATGATAATCTTAGGACATCTCTCTATGGGGCACAATATGAAGCAGCTATAGCTAATAGGATGAATGAAGAAGCAGATGATATATACACCATCACTGGTAGGTGTTGTGAATCAGGCGATATAATTGTAAGAAATATTGCCTTACCAAATCCAAAGAATGAAGATATTATTGCAGTATCAAGTACAGGTGCATACAACTATAGTATGTCTAGTAACTACAACAGGCTTCCAAGACCACCAGTAGTTTTTGTAAAGAACGGAAAATCTAGATGTGTTGTTAAGAGAGAAACCTATGAAGATATTATAAGAAATGATGTATGTTTCTAA
- a CDS encoding aspartate kinase: MSTIVQKYGGTAVGTVENMQRIADEVIRKKQEGYNIVIVVSAMGKTTDNLIEMAKSISNNPCKRDLDMLMATGEQVSISLLSMIFNEKGYDAISLIGAQAGIRTEGIHTRSRIVEIDIGRVKRYLEEGKIVVVAGFQGINEFGDITTLGRGGSDTTAVALAAKLQCTCEIYTDVEGIYSVDPRLFPEAKKLDYISYEEMMEMSSLGAKVMESRSVEIACKYKIPIYVASSHKRTKGTYIKEIDKDMEQKSITGLSVSDNVLMVTISRIPYSPENISKIFGKLASQEVNIDMISQTSPQGGYVNISFTANKEDEPTVNRVMEELKNEIFTMEVKKDNNITKISVIGMGMRNEPGVASKVFHLFADNSINFKQVTTSEISISYTIDASDKQKAINVLCKAFNL; encoded by the coding sequence ATGAGCACAATAGTACAAAAGTATGGAGGAACAGCAGTAGGGACCGTTGAGAATATGCAGAGAATAGCAGATGAGGTAATTCGAAAAAAGCAAGAGGGATACAATATTGTTATAGTAGTTTCTGCTATGGGAAAAACGACTGATAATCTCATAGAAATGGCTAAGTCGATTTCTAATAATCCTTGTAAAAGAGATCTTGACATGCTCATGGCAACAGGAGAACAAGTGTCTATTTCTCTACTATCTATGATATTTAATGAAAAAGGGTATGACGCTATTTCTTTAATAGGAGCTCAGGCAGGTATCAGGACAGAAGGGATTCATACACGAAGTAGAATCGTAGAGATAGATATTGGTAGGGTTAAGAGATATCTAGAAGAAGGGAAAATAGTAGTTGTAGCTGGATTTCAAGGAATCAATGAGTTTGGAGATATAACTACACTAGGTCGAGGAGGGTCAGATACAACAGCAGTTGCATTAGCAGCTAAGTTACAATGTACTTGTGAGATATATACTGATGTTGAAGGAATTTATAGCGTAGATCCAAGACTTTTTCCTGAAGCAAAAAAACTAGATTATATTAGCTATGAGGAAATGATGGAAATGTCTAGTCTAGGAGCCAAGGTTATGGAATCTAGGTCAGTAGAGATAGCATGTAAATATAAAATACCAATTTATGTGGCTTCTAGTCACAAGAGGACTAAAGGAACATATATAAAGGAGATTGACAAAGATATGGAACAAAAAAGTATAACTGGATTAAGTGTAAGTGATAATGTTTTGATGGTTACTATAAGCAGGATTCCTTATTCACCAGAGAATATTTCAAAAATCTTCGGTAAACTAGCAAGTCAAGAAGTGAACATTGATATGATTAGCCAAACATCACCACAAGGAGGGTATGTTAATATATCTTTTACTGCAAATAAGGAAGATGAACCAACAGTTAATAGGGTAATGGAGGAGTTGAAAAATGAGATTTTTACAATGGAGGTGAAAAAAGACAATAATATAACCAAAATATCAGTGATTGGAATGGGAATGAGAAATGAACCAGGTGTTGCATCAAAGGTTTTTCATCTTTTCGCAGATAACTCTATTAACTTCAAGCAAGTCACTACTTCTGAGATTAGTATTTCCTATACTATTGATGCATCAGATAAGCAAAAAGCTATAAATGTCTTATGCAAAGCTTTTAATCTGTAG
- the dapA gene encoding 4-hydroxy-tetrahydrodipicolinate synthase, with protein MILFEGSGVALVTPIKNNQVNYEILGKLIDWHIENRTDAIISCGTTGEAATLTKEEKKKVISFTVDKVDGRIPVIAGTGSNNTADAIEMSKSAEAAGVDGLLIVTPYYNKTSQKGLLQHFMAIADQVNIPIILYNVPGRTGVNLLPMTVAELEIHPRIQGIKEASGDISQVAEIARLCSDNFRIYSGNDDQIVPILSLGGKGAISVVANILPKETHDLIFSFLGGRIDEARKKQLGINGLVNSLFIETNPIPIKTAMNLLGMEAGELRLPLTDMEPKNKEILVQSLLKMGFEIGGASNY; from the coding sequence ATGATACTTTTCGAAGGGTCTGGTGTAGCTCTTGTGACACCTATTAAGAACAATCAAGTCAACTATGAAATACTTGGGAAGTTAATTGACTGGCATATTGAAAATAGAACAGATGCAATAATAAGCTGTGGAACAACTGGAGAAGCGGCTACTCTTACAAAAGAAGAAAAAAAGAAAGTAATAAGCTTTACAGTAGATAAGGTTGATGGCAGGATTCCTGTAATAGCAGGGACAGGTAGCAATAATACAGCTGATGCTATAGAAATGAGTAAATCTGCAGAAGCTGCAGGAGTGGATGGACTTTTAATAGTAACACCATATTATAATAAGACAAGTCAAAAAGGCTTATTACAACATTTTATGGCTATTGCTGACCAAGTGAATATTCCCATTATATTATACAATGTTCCTGGGAGGACAGGAGTCAATTTACTACCTATGACAGTTGCCGAGCTTGAAATCCACCCAAGAATACAAGGAATTAAAGAAGCTAGTGGGGATATAAGTCAAGTGGCAGAGATAGCAAGGTTATGTTCAGATAACTTTAGAATCTATTCAGGGAATGATGATCAGATAGTACCTATTTTATCTCTTGGAGGAAAGGGTGCCATTTCTGTGGTAGCCAATATTTTACCAAAAGAGACCCATGATTTAATATTTAGTTTCTTGGGAGGTAGAATTGATGAGGCAAGAAAAAAACAGCTTGGAATAAATGGATTAGTAAACTCACTATTTATAGAAACCAACCCAATACCAATTAAAACAGCTATGAACTTGTTAGGAATGGAAGCTGGAGAACTCAGATTACCATTAACAGATATGGAACCAAAAAATAAGGAAATATTGGTACAAAGCTTGCTGAAAATGGGGTTTGAAATTGGGGGTGCTTCCAATTATTAA
- a CDS encoding aspartate-semialdehyde dehydrogenase, which produces MAKVNLAIIGATGMVGRTIIKVLEERNFPINQIYFFASSKSKGQSIRFRNKGYMVEELNESTFEREIDIALFSAGGDISKKFAPIARDKGVIVVDNSSTWRMNEEVPLVVPEVNPEDVRWHKGIIANPNCSTIQAVVPLKVLDDRFRIKRIVYSTYQAVSGSGVGGINDLENGMKGLEHTKYPHPIAFNCLPHIDAFMENGYTKEEIKMIEETKKILGRLDLKITATTVRVPVRNGHSISINIEFEKQFDIEEVYNLLSKAKGIIVQDNTKENIYPMPIYVEGRDDIYVGRIRRDFSIDNGLNMWVVADNIRKGAATNTVQIAELLLRE; this is translated from the coding sequence ATGGCAAAGGTGAATTTAGCTATTATTGGAGCTACAGGCATGGTAGGTAGAACAATTATTAAGGTTTTAGAGGAAAGAAATTTCCCGATTAATCAAATATATTTTTTTGCTTCATCTAAGTCAAAAGGGCAATCAATTAGATTTAGAAATAAAGGCTACATGGTAGAAGAGCTTAATGAATCAACCTTTGAAAGAGAAATAGATATAGCATTATTTTCAGCAGGTGGGGACATAAGTAAGAAGTTTGCACCTATTGCTAGAGATAAAGGGGTTATAGTTGTAGATAATAGTAGTACTTGGAGAATGAACGAAGAGGTACCTTTAGTTGTACCAGAAGTAAATCCTGAAGATGTTAGATGGCATAAAGGGATTATTGCTAATCCAAACTGTAGTACTATTCAAGCAGTGGTACCTTTAAAGGTTCTAGATGATAGGTTTAGAATTAAAAGAATTGTATATTCTACTTATCAAGCAGTATCTGGTTCAGGTGTTGGAGGTATTAATGATTTAGAAAATGGAATGAAGGGATTAGAACATACTAAGTATCCACATCCAATAGCCTTTAATTGTTTACCACATATTGATGCTTTTATGGAGAATGGGTATACAAAGGAAGAAATTAAGATGATTGAAGAAACGAAAAAAATACTTGGCAGATTAGACCTGAAAATAACAGCAACAACAGTAAGAGTGCCAGTTAGAAATGGACATAGTATATCTATTAATATAGAGTTTGAAAAGCAATTTGATATTGAAGAGGTTTATAATCTCTTGAGTAAAGCCAAAGGAATTATTGTACAGGATAACACAAAGGAGAATATTTATCCTATGCCGATTTATGTAGAGGGAAGGGATGATATATATGTTGGTAGAATACGAAGAGACTTTAGTATTGATAATGGGCTCAATATGTGGGTAGTAGCTGATAATATTAGAAAAGGTGCTGCTACAAATACTGTTCAAATTGCAGAACTGTTGTTAAGGGAGTGA
- a CDS encoding CD3324 family protein gives MSYKKATSILPMELVELIQTYVDGEYIYIPRKEENRKEWGTLTSGRKQLDLRNSNIYRDYLLGIKVSTLAEKYYLSSKSIQRIILQEKKKNNKE, from the coding sequence ATGAGTTATAAAAAGGCGACTAGTATTTTACCTATGGAATTGGTAGAACTAATACAAACGTATGTTGATGGTGAATATATATATATTCCTAGAAAAGAAGAGAACAGAAAAGAATGGGGAACTCTAACTTCTGGAAGAAAACAATTGGATTTGAGAAACTCCAACATCTATAGAGATTATCTATTAGGAATCAAGGTGAGTACTCTAGCAGAGAAGTATTATTTATCATCAAAGAGTATTCAAAGAATTATATTACAGGAAAAAAAGAAGAATAATAAGGAATAA